GATCTCACCGTGCTCGACGAGGAGGTCTGGCATCTGTCCCTGGACATGCAGGTGCTGCAGGAGCTGATGCTGGAACTCGGCGAGCACGAACCGCGCCGCCACGAGATCATGTACACCCTGGACCGGGCGCTTGACGTGCTCGACCTCGACGACGTGCCCGGTACGTCGGCCGGTGCCCGCGGCGTCCTCGCCGAGGCCCTCGCCCGGCCCGCCCACGCCAGCGCGCACACCCTGTCGGCGGTGGGGCACGCCCACATCGACACCGCCTGGCTGTGGCCGGTCCGGGAGACCAGGCGGAAGGCGGCCCGGACGTTCTCCAACGTCACCTCGCTGGCGAAGGAGTACCCCGAGTTGGTCTTCGCCTGCTCGCAGGCACAGCAGTACGCGTGGGTGCGGGACGACCACCCGCAGGTGTGGGCCGGGATCAAGGAGGCGGTGGCGAATGGGCAGTGGGCGCCCGTGGGCGGCATGTGGGTGGAGGCGGACGGCAATCTGCCCGGCGGCGAGGCGCTTGCCCGGCAGCTCGTGCACGGCAAGCGCTTCTTCCTCGACGAGCTGGGCGTCGAGACGCACGGGGTGTGGCTGCCGGACTCGTTCGGCTACACGGCGGCCTATCCGCAGCTCGCCAAGCTCGCCGGGATGAGCTGGTTCCTCACCCAGAAGCTGTCCTGGAACCAGACCAACAAGCTGCCCCACCACACCTTCTGGTGGGAGGGCATCGACGGCTCGCGGATCTTCACCCACTTCCCGCCCGTGGACACCTACAACGCGGTCTTCTCCGGGCGGGAGATGGCCCACGCGGTGCGCAACTACCGGGACAAGGGGCTCGGTACGCGGTCGCTGGCGCCGTTCGGCCACGGCGACGGCGGCGGAGGACCCAACCGGGAGATGCTGGAGCGGGCCCGCCGACTGGCGGACCTGGAGGGCTCGGCGAAGGTCGTCGTCGAGCACCCGGACGTCTTCTTCGAGGCGGCGCGGGCGGAGTACGCGGGCCACGCCGACGCCCCGGTGTGGTCGGGCGAGCTGTACCTGGAGCTGCACCGCGCCACCTACACCTCCCAGGCCCGCACCAAGCAGGGCAACCGCCGCAGTGAACACGCTCTGCGGGAAGCCGAGTTGTGGGCGACGGCGGCGGCCCTCCACGTGCCCGGGTACGCCTACCCCCACGCCGCGCTGGACCGGTTGTGGAAAACGGTTCTGCTGCACCAGTTCCACGACATCCTGCCCGGCTCGTCGATCGCCTGGGTCCACCGCGAGGCCGAGGCGGAGTACGCCCGGGTCGCGAGGGAACTGGAGGCGCTGACCGCGCAGGCCCTGGAGGCGGTGAGCGGGGCGGGACGGGTCGAGCCGTGGGCGTACAACGCCGGGCCCCGGGACCGGGCCGAGGTCGTACGGGTGCCGTCGGTCCTGGCCGATGTCCTCGACCCGGGGCTGCCGAGGCTGTCCGACGGCTCCGCCCCCGTGGCCGTGGAGATCCCGGCCTCCGGCTCGGCCCGGATCGTCCCGCGGGCCACGGCGCAGCCGCCGGTCAAGGTGACCAACCGGGCCCTGGACAACGGGCTCGTACGGGTCGAACTCGCCGACGACGGCACCTTCACCTCCGTACGCGACCTCGTCGCCGGCCGCGAGGTGCTGCCGCCCGGCGGCAAGGGCAACCTGCTGCGGCTGCACGGTGACCTGCCGAACCACTGGGACGCCTGGGACATCGACAGGCACTACCTGGCCCGCTACACCGACCTGCTGGAGGGGGCCACGATCAGGATCGCCGACGACAGCCCGCTGCTCGGCGCGCTGCGCGTGGAGCGGACCTTCGGCCGCGGCTCGCGGATCGTGCAGACCATCACCCTGCGGGCCGGCAGCCGCCGTGTCGACATCGACACCGAGATCGACTGGTACGAGGCGGAGAAGATCCTCAAGGCCGCCTTCCCGGTCGACGTGCACGCGGAACGCTCCACCGCGGAGATCCAGTTCGGCCACGTCCACCGGCCCACCCACACCAACACCAGTTGGGAAGCGGCCCGTTTCGAGGTCTACGGCCATCGCTGGGTGCACATCGGCGAGAACGGCTACGGCGTCGCGGTCCTCAACGACTCGACGTACGGGCACGATGTGACGCGCACGACGCGGGAGGAGGACGGCGGCACGACCACGACCGTCCGGCTGAGTCTGGTCCGTGCGCCCCGTATCCCCGACCCCGAGGCGGACCAGGGCCCGCACCGCTTCACGTACGCCCTGCTGCCCGGCGCGACGGTCGAGGAGGCGATCGCCGAGGGGTACGCGCTGAACCTGCCGCTGCGGATCGGCCCGGGCGGTGCCGCGGTGCCGCCGGTGGTGACGACGGACGGTCCCGCGGTCGTGGTGGAGGCCGTGAAGTTGGCCGACGACGGCTCGGGAGACGTCGTCGTACGGCTCTACGAGTCGCTCGGCGGCCGTGCGGCGACGGTGCTGCGCACGGGGTTCCCGGCCACGGGCGCGGTTCTGACGGATCTGCTGGAGCGGCCGTTGGAGGGGCCGCCGCTCGCGGTCGGGGACGACGGAGTGGCGCTGGGGCTTCGGCCGTTCCAGATCGTGACGGTGCGGCTGCGGCGCGAAGGCGGTTGAGACTGGGCCTGGGGCGGCTGAGGCGCCTTGGCCGACGGCCGCGGTGAAACACTGCGGCCGCCGTCGAGGCGCTGCCGCGGGCCGTCGAAGCACAGCGGCCGCCGTCGAAGCACTGCGGCCGCCGTCGAAGCACTGCGGCCGCCGTCGAGGCGCTGCCGCGGGCCGTCGAAGCCACGCGGCCGGTTCGGGCGGTGCGCCGGGAGCGGCGGCGACGGGGGCGGCCCGCGTGTCGAGGGCGGACACGCGGGTGGCCCCGGGATTGACTCACCGTATGAACAGCGCGGAACTGCTGGAAGACGCCTTCGGACGGATCAGGGAGACGGTGCACGACGCGGTCGGGGGATGCGCCCCGGACCTCCTCCACGCCCGCGTCGCCCCCGGCGCCAACACCCTCGCGTGGCTGGTGTGGCACCTCACCCGGGTCCAGGACGACCATGTGGCGGACGCCGCGGGACGGGAGCAGGTATGGCTCTCCCAGGGCTGGAAGGGCCGTTTCGGCCTGCCGTTCGCTCCGGACGCGACCGGCTACGGTCACACCCCGGCCCAGGTGGCGAAGGTGCGGGTGGAGTCGCCCGACCTGCTGCTGGGCTACCACGACGCCGTCCACGACGAGACGGTGGCATTCGTCAGGGGCCTGACCAACGCCGCTCTCGGCCGGATCGTCGACGCGTCGTGGTCCCCGCCGGTGACGCTGGGCGTGCGGCTGGTGAGCGTCATCTCCGACGACCTCCAGCACGCGGGACAGGCGGCGTTCGTCAGGGGGGTGCTGGAGCGGGGTTGAGGGGGCGGCGCCCGGGGCAGTGGGACCGGGCCGGCGGGACCGCGCGCGCATCACAGGGGCGGGCTGCCGCGACACGGGGCCGGGTCCGGCCCGCGGCGCCCGCCCGGTGCCCGCCGGCGTCGTGTCCGGACGACGTCGCGGCGACGGCCGTCGTGGTGCGCGAGACCGATTCACCACGCAGGTCGTGGCCGTCCCCGGGCTCCGTGGGGACTCAGCGCAGTGTCGAACGCTCGGTGGGTGCCAGCCGTAGCCGTTGCGGGGGCCTGGCCCACCGTTCCGAAAGGGTCGGCAGCACCTCCTCGCACCAGTGTTCCGAATGCCGCAGGCGACTCAGGTGGCGGTCGATGTGGCCTTCGTCGGGGAACCGTGCGAACCACACGAAGACCTCCTCGTTCCTCCGTACCGGTAGCGCCGGGAAGGTGTTCGCGGCGTGCTCCGACCGTAGGTACGCCAGTGGCTCGCCGCCGGTCTCGGTCAGTACGGGTCGCACGCTCTGCTGGAAGAACTCGACGAACGCCGTGTCGAACGGGCTGTGGCCGTACCAGATCGTGGCGAGGACGAGCGACGGCGGCGATGGCGCCGGCTCACCGGGGGCCGGCCGGGCGCCGACCGGCGCCGGGAACCCACCGCGCGCCGAGGCGGGCCTCAGCAGCAGCACGTCATCGGAGTCGGTCATCGTCGCGTTCGCCTCGTCGCGGTGTGCCTGCCAGACCGGCCCGCCGTAGAAGCTCTCCAGGGCCTCGGCGCGGCGCGGCATGTCCTCGAAGCCGCGGAGCCAGACGAACCGGTCGGGGTCGTCCAGGTCGCGGAACTGCCCCAGGACGGTCGCGCCTACTGCCTCTTGGGACTCGACGAACTCGCGGTCGAACAGATCGATCAGCTCGTCTCGCCGTCCCGGGTGCAGCGTGTACTGCCGCAGTTCGACGACCGGACACCGTGGACCCTGCATCGGTCTCACCCCTCGTTCAGTTGTTGGAACAACCCTTGTTACAACTGGCGTTACGGCGGTGCCGTCGACCGGTTGGCCAATCGACCAGTCGGCTAGTCGGCCAGCGTCTCGCGAAGCACATCGGCGATCGACGTGTCCGCCAGCTCCCGCCGCATGACCCGCTCGACCCGGCCGTAGACCCCGCTCAGGGCGGGCCGGATGCCTCGGCCGACCGGACACTCCGGATTGGGTTCGGCGCGGTGCAGCCCGAACGGCGGATGCGCATCGACGGCGTCATACACCTCGAGCAGCGTGATCGCCTCGGGCTCACGGGCCAGACTCCAGCCCGCACCGGCACCGTGGCGGACCTCCACGAGTCCGGCTCGCCGCAGGTCACCGAGGCTGCGCCGGATGATCACGGGGTTGGTGTTGACGCTGGCCGCGACCTGCTCCGAAGTGAGAACCTCCCGGCCACGCCGCTGCGCCAGCGCCAGCCAGGCCAGAGCGTGCGTCGCGATGGTCAATCGACTGTTCGCCGCCATCACCCCTCCTTGTTGCAACAGCTTCTGTTACATCCACCTCCGCAGTCAAGCCACGTCGATCGAGATCCACGTCCGCACGCACGGCCGCCCGTTGACCCAGTCGCAGGAAGCAGCTGCGGCGCTACGCCCGGCCGTCCCCGCGGCGCGACACACGGCCCGCGCGGGCGGCACGCCATTCTCGTGTCTCGCGGATCTCGGCCCGCACCCGGCGGGCGAAGGCGCACAGCCCCCGGAGGGCGAGGACGTTCACCAGCGCCGCGGCGGTGAGGACGAGCATCGGGCCGTAGACGTTCGGAGCGACGTCGGCGCCCGTATCCGCGCCGCCCGCCCCGGTGGCCGCCGCCGCGGCGAGGAGCAGCAGGAGAACGACGGCGTACCCCGGGAGCGTGAGGCATTGCAGCACGACGCGGGTCGGGCCGTCCGGTGCGCCCCTGAGGGCGTGGACGAACCCGGTGGCGGCCACCAGACCGACGTAGACGACCGCCGTCGTGCGAGCGGCCACCCGTGTGCGCGGCGTTCCCATGGCGGCATTCTGCCGGATGAATTGAACGCGTTCAATACCTTTCCGCCCACCGGCGGCCGAGGGCGGTTTCGCGCCAATCGGGGAGCATGGCCGGGAAACCCGACCACGGCGTTACGAGCCGAGGCCCGTTCGACACATCCGCCCCACCCGCCACACGGGCACCGGGCACATTCACACCCGACGGCGCTTTGCTCACACAAACACTTCCGGCGGGACGATAGGGAACCAGGCGTTCCAAGTGAGGTCCGGAATGCGCACACGGCTTACCGGAGAACACAGTTCCGCCCAGCCGGGACGGACGAGAGGTGCGCCGATGTGAAGCGGAAGCACGGAAGCCGCCGTTCAGGGCGGTGCCGGACCTCCGCCGAGCGGGCGGGCGGCACCCCCGGCCGCGTAAGCCGCGAAAGCGCAGCCCGGCCCCGTACAGCCATGGCCGACAGACGGTTTGCGACAGAATCGGTCGACGTTCGACGCCTTGCGGCTGCCGATTCGCCGTGGTTAGGCTCCGCTCGATTTCACTTCCCGCACATTTCCTGCACATTTGTGCGCCCTTTGCGTGCACGGGAGAAACGGCGATGGGACGGCGGGAGGTACCACCACGGCCCGAGGGGGGCAGGGCATGGATCGTGCTGCGTCTTCCGGCGACTCCGACGGCGTGGGCCTACGCGGCGAGCGGGACGGTCTCGTCGGCAAGGTTCCGGACCTGATGCCCCCCGGACCGGAGGAGCCCGACGGCAGAGCCGGCCCCCTCGACGCCCCGCGTGACATCGGGCTGCTGTGGAGTTCCAACGCCGCCGACGCCCTCGGCACCCAGATGTCGGGCGTCGCCTTCCCGCTGCTCCTCCTCGGACTCGGTCACCCGCCGACGACGGTCGGGCTCCTCGCCGGCGCGGGCATGCTCGTCACGCTGGTCTGCGGACCCGTCGTGGCGGTGGCGGCGGACCGGGGCCTGCGCAAACCCGTGATGGCCGGTTCCGCCGCGGTGGCCGCGGCGGCCATGGGGGCGGTGGCCCTGTCCGTGGCGGCCGGCCGGCCTCCGTTCGCGCTGCTGCTCGGCGCACTGCTCGTGGAGCGCACGGCCACCGCGTGCTTCGAGGCCGCCGCGCGCGGCACCGTCGCGCTCGTCGCCGCGCCGCACGAGGTGCCCCGCGTCGTGGCCGGTCTGGAGGCCGGCGACCGCGCCGCGCTCGTGGCAGGGCCGCTCCTCGGCGGGGTGCTGTACCAGCTCTCCCGGCCCCTCCCGTTCGCTGCCGACGCGCTCTCGTACGTGGTGACGGCGCTGTGCGTACGGTCCATGCGCTCCGATCTGCGGGCCGGCCCAACGGCGCCCGCGTCCGCGGCGGACGACGCGCGGGCGGCCGCGCCCGTACCCGCCCGTGCCCGGGAGGCCACCCCGGCCCCGGACGCACCTCGGCCGCCCGGCGCACCGGCCGCCGCGGCAGACGGCTGCGCGCCCGCCCCTGACGCCCGGTCCGCCGGGACGCCCACGCCGCTGCGCGCGCTGCGGTCGTACGCCCACGAGACCGTCGCCGGCCTCACCCTGCTCCGTGCCGCACCCCGCCTCCGTCTCGTGCTCGTCTGGACCACGACGGTCAACGCGGCGCTGGCGGCCCTCTACTTCTCCGCCCTGTTCGCACTGCAGGACGACGGCGGGCCGGTCGCGATGGGGCTGGTGCTGGCGGTGTCCGGCGGCGCCGGGCTCGTGGGCGCCCTCGCCGCACCCGCCGTCGTACGGCGACTGGGCGGCGCGCGGACGCTGGTGGCCGTGACCTGGCTGACGGTGCTCCCCGCCGCCGGCCTCGCCGTGGCGGGGTCACCCTGGAGCCTCGGGCTCTGCTTCGGGGCGTTCTGCCTTCTGCTCGCCCCGGCCACCGTGGTCGTCCAGTCCGCCGCGATCGCCGAGACCCCGCACCATCTCCAGGCGAGGACGGGCGCGTTGCTGGCCACGGCGGTCGTGGGTGCGGGCGCCGGTTCACCGGTGGTCGCCGGGGCGCTCGCGACACATTCCGGGCCCGCGGCGGCCCCGGCACTCTGCGCCCTGGCGCTCGCGCTCCTCGCCCTGTTCACCGGTCTGCGGGCCGGACGTCTGCGCCCCGGAGGCCGACCGTGACCCGACCCTCCGCCGCCGACGCCCGGCACCGCCCCGCCGAGGTGCCCGCCGACGCGGCGCCCGACGAGGCCACCGCCGTCGGCGAGCGCCCCGCCCCCCGCTTCCGGACCTACCGCGCCGAGCTGCCGGACGTCTGCCCCACCGACCCCACGCGAATGACGTTCACCGCCGATGCCGACGGACGCTGCCAGGTCTTCACCTGGGACGCCACGACGGGTACGGCGGAGCAGGTGACGGACCGTCCGGGCGGCACGCTGCACTGCGCCATCGACCACGAGGCCCGGGTGTGGTGGTTCGACGAGGACGCCGAGGGCCGCGGCCACTGGCGGTTCCGGCCTTTCGAGGGGGGCGAGGACCGGCCCGGTCTGGAGGGCGTTCCGGACGGCACCCCACGAGGGCTCGGCCTCGCCTCCTGCGGCACGGTCGCCGTCGCCACGGCCGCGGACGACGGCACCACCGTCCACGTCGGCCGGCGCGGGGGCCGGGCCCGCACCGTGACACGCTTCGAGGGTCACGCCGTGCTCACGGGGATCTCACCGGACGGGCGGCACCTCGCCGTCGGCGGCCCGGCGGGATCCGATCGCGCGGTGACCGTGCTGTCCCCGGACGGCACGGTACAGGCGGCGCTGCGCGGCGGCGGGCACGGCGGGGAACTGTGGGCGCTCGGCTTCCGGCCGGCGGACGGCACCGACACCACCCGCGCGGACGACCGCAGCGTCCGCGACGGCGACGACGGCACCGAACTGCTGCTCGTCCGGCAGCACCGAGACCGTTACGTCCTCGCGGTCTGGCGTCCCGGATCCGGAGTGCGCACCTGGGAGTGGTGCGCTTTCGACACGGAGATCACCGCCTCCTGGTACCCCGACGGCGGCAGCGTGCTGGTCCGGCAGGAACGCCACGGCCGCAGCCTGCTCCACCGCGCCGACCCCCGCCGGCGTTCGGTCACCGCCGTGCCGACACCGCCCGGGACCCTGCTGGCCGCGGCCGTGCGGCCCGGCGGGGACGTGCACTGCCTGTGGACGTCGGCCTCGCGGCCGCCCCGGATGCTGTCGTCCGCGGGCACCCGGCTGCCGCCGCTCGGGACCGTCGAAGGCTCCGTACCCGGCGACCACCGCGAGGTGTGGACCCCGGGCCCGGACGGCCCGGTGCACAGCCTGCTCGCGCTGCCGGACGACGTGCTCCCGGCCCCGGCGGTGTTCCTGGTGCACGGCGGTCCGGCGGACCACGACCGCGACGCCTACGACGGTGTCGTGCACTCCCTGGTGGCCTCCGGCTTCGCGGTCGTACGCGTCAACTACCGGGGCTCCACGGGCTACGGGCCGCGCTGGCGGCGCGCGTACCCGGCGGGCGTGGGCCTGACCCAGGTGCAGGACCTCGCCTCCGTACGGGCCGACCTGGTCCACCGCGGTCTGGTGAGAGCCGAAGCGACCGCCCTGTGGGGCAGTTCGTGGGGCGGGTACCTGGCGCTTCTCGCGGCCGGCGTCGACCCCGCCCTGTGGCGCGCCGTCGTCGCGGTGAAGCCGGTCGCCGACTGCGCGGCCGCCCACCGCACCGCCACGCCCGCGCTGCGTGCCCTCGACGAGCGGCTGTTCGGCGGCACGCCGGAGACGATGCCCGAGGCGTACGCCCGCAGCTCCCCCGTGAGCTACGTGTCCCGCGTACGCGCCCCGCTGCTCGTCGTCGCGGCCGAGCGCGACGACAAGTGCCCGCCGGGGCAGGTGCGCGACTACCTGCGGGCCCTCGCCAGCGCGGGCGTGCGGCACACGGCCATGTGGCTGGACACGGGGCACGACGGCTACGACGGGCGCGACCACGTCGCCGTGCTGCGCCGCGCCATCGGCTTCCTGGACCGCGAACTGCGCCGCGCCCGGCACCCGGGCTCGCGCGCCCCGGCCGGGGGGGCCGGGCACACCTAGACATCCCGCTCCGACCGGAGGGGGATCCCGGCCGGCCGCCGGCGTCGGCGGCACCGGGGCAGGCACCACATCTGCGCACCGGAGAGAGGAGGACACCGTGCATAAGGACGTCATCAACAACGACCCGCTGGCGGGTGACGAGGAGAACCGCAAGCCGAGCGTCGGGATCACCATCACGATCCCGTTCCGCAACGCCGAGGACTCCGAAGAGGACTGACCCGGCCCGGCCGGCCCGGCGCACGCCCCGGGCCGGCCGGCACCGACGAAGCCCCGCGTCCGCCCGGCGTGACGACCGACCGCCGGGCGGACCGGCCCGGACCCGCCGCCCCAGCACCCAACGTCCCACCGTTCGAGGACCGTCAAGGAGCCGAAGTGCGCGTACTGCTGGTCAACATGCCCTGGTCCCCCATCGACCTGCCCTCACTCGCCCTCGGCATCCTCAAGCGCAGCATCGACGAGCGGGTCCCGGGAGCCACGGCCGAGGTCCTGCACGCCAACCTGGACTTCACCGACTGGATCACCGCCCGCCGGGAGTTCGCCGCCGACGACTACGGGTACTACTCCCTGTCGTCCTACTTCATGGGATGCGGCGACTGGGTGTTCTCCTCGGCGCTGTACGGCGACCCTTCGTGGCGGGAGGACGAGTTCGCGTCGGTGATGAAGGGCAAGCTGCGCGGGTCGCGGATGCGGATGACCCGGGAGCTGCACCGTGAAGTGCCCGCGTTCGTGGAGGAGATCGCCCGGCGCATCGTCGAGCACGCCCCCGACGTCGTCGGCTTCACCTCCACCTTCCAGCAGAACACCGCGGCCCTCGCGGCCGCCCGCCACGTCAAGCGGCTCGCACCGCACGTCGTCACCGTCATGGGCGGGGCCAACTGCGATGCCGAACAGGGCGCCGCGGTCCACCGGAACTTCCCGTTCGTGGACCACGTCGTGCGCGGCGAGGGCGAGACCGCGTTCCCGGAACTGGTGAGGGCACTGGCCGAGGGGCGTACCGATCTCGGCGGCATCCCGGGCCTGTGCCACCGGGCCGCGGACGGCGGCAGCGTCGTCAACCCGATGGCCACCGCGCCACTGCCGCCCGCCCACATCCTCCCGCCCGACTACAGCGGCTACTTCGAGTGCCTGGCCGCCTCCGTGGCGCGCAACTGGGTGGAGCCGAAACTGGTCGTCGAAGGCGCCCGCGGCTGCTGGTGGGGCGAGAAGCACCACTGCACGTTCTGCGGTCTCAACGGTTCCTTCATGCAGTTCCGCAGCAAGAGCCCGGAGGTCTTCTACGAGGAGATCATGGAACTGGCCCGGCGCCACCGGGTCCTGGACATGTACGTCGTCGACAACATCCTCGACATGGGCTACCTGAGCACCGTACTTCCGCGGATCATCGACAGCGGCTACGACCTGCGGCTGCACATCGAGATCAAGGCCAATATGCGTCGGACCCAGCTGCGCACCCTGTCCGACGCGGGTCTGATCTACGTCCAGCCCGGTATCGAGAGCCTCAACAACCGGGTGCTCGACCTGATGGACAAGGGCGTCAGCGGGTGCCAGAACGTGCGCATGCTCCGCGACGGAGCCGAGACGGGCCTGGCGGTCTCCTGGAACTACCTGCACGGCTTCCCCGGCGAGACCGCGGAGGACTACGAGCCGGTCATCGCGCAGATTCCCGCCCTGGAGCACCTCGACCCGCCGGTCGACCTGTCCGCCCGGATCGCGATCGAGCGGTTCAGCCCGTACTTCAACCGCCCCGAACTCGGCTTCACCGGGCTGCGCCCCGAGGCGCACTACCGCTTCACCTACGACCTGCCCGAGGAGGAGCTGTACGACCTCGCCTACGTCTTCGAGGCCCCGGCGCGCGGCATCGGCGAGCCGACCGTCTCCGCCCTCAACGAGGCGCTGGCCGGCTGGAAGAAGCACCACACCGACGCCAGGCTGACGCACACCGACCTCGGTGACCGGATCGTGCTCGTCAGCCGGCGCCGCGCGTTCCCGTGGCGCGCGTGGGAACTGGCCGATCCGTTCGAGGTCGCGCTGTTCCGGCTGCTGGACCAGCCGCACGCACCGGCCGCGCTCGCCCGCAAGGCGGCGGCCCGTGTCCCGGGCGACCCGCGCGGCCAGGAGGAGGTGGAGCGGATCCTGGACGAGTGGGTCGCCCGGGGCATCGTCTTCACCGACGGCGGCCAGTACGTGCACATCGCCCCGGCCGCGGTGAACGAGGACCTGCTGCGGCTGGACTTCATGCGGCACCTGCACACCGCGGGTGCCGCCGCGCCGAAGCCTGCCGGCGGGGGCGGGTCCGAAGGGGACGCCTGGGCGGACGGCGGTGACCGCGGCAGTGCGGACGCGCCCCGCGACACCGTCCAGCCACCCGTCTCGGTGTGACCCACAGCCCGGTACCCGCGCTCCCAGGAGGCCCCATGACCAGCGCAGTCCACCCCCCGAGCACCACCGCCGACGACGTCCCGCTGACGGTCACCGCCTGGCGCGACTACGACCCGGACGCCTGTGCCCTGCCCGGTATGGCGCTCGGCAGCCACCGTCTCTCGGGCCCGATGAACGAGGAGACCGACCGACTGTGGGGCCTCGGGGCCCGGCGGGTCGTGGTGCCCCGCACCATCGACCTGACCCCCGCGGCCAACGCCGCGGCCACCGCCGCACGCCGCACGGTGCGGTCGCTGTGCCTGGTCCGGGACCTGACCGCACGCGCCGTGCTCGTCGAATGGCGGCTGCGGGCCGGGCCCGGCGACGAGGAGACGTGGAAGCTGCTCAGCCATCTCCAGCCGCCGCAGCGGCTGGAGGGCCCGGACCGGGCGGAGGAACAGCTGCTCGCCTGGCGGAGCAGCCACTACCTGTGCAAGTGCCTGTGGCGGCAGGGCCCCGGTTTCCTCCAGATCCGCGACCGCCGCTGGGGCGACCTGCGCCGCTTCACCTGCGACGAACAGCACTACCACGACGCCATCGCCCGGCTGGACCACGGCGCCCCGGCGGCCGACGTGCCCCCGGACGCGCTGGCCGACTTCACCGAGGAGCATCTCGTGCTGCGCGTCGGCGAGCTGGCCTGGTGGCTGCCGTACCGGGTGAAACGCTGGATCCAGGAGGCGATGGCGATCTGAGCCGGCGGCCGGGGGCACGGCGCGGCCGGGGTCGGCGGCGAGGTCGCGCCGTTTCGGACGTCGGCGTTCCCGCTCGCGCAGTGCGGGTACCGCCCGCTCGGTGAGGTCGCCCGGTACGAGGCGACTCTGGTGGGCGGCGGATCCGTTCCGTCGGCGGCAAGCAGCCCGACGTCCGGTGCTGTGCGACTTGCTGGGCGGTGTGTGGGACTGGCGCTGCTACGTCTGCGGCACGAGGTGCACGGCGCCCGTCGGGTGCTCCGTGGTGGTGGATGGGCCGACGAGCGCCGGAGCCACCGGGCGTGGGTGCGGCGGCGCAGCCATCCGGCCTTCCGGATCGCCGACGTGGGATTCCGCGTCGCGCGCTCCGTACCGCTGCCTCGGCCGCAGCAGCCGCACCTCGTGTATGCCCTAGCGGACGCGGGCGACGCCCGCGTAGCCCGGGATGGGGTCGTCGCCCGTGACGGCGACGGCCTCACCGAGCTCCGGGTGCCATTCGGCGGTCAGCGACACTCCGGGCTCGACGAGGTCGAGACCGTCGAAGAACCGGGTGAACTCCTCACGGGAGCGGGGGCGCAGGGTGAGTCCCCGCTCCTTGTACATCGCCCGGGCCAGGGCGGCCTTCTCGGGGTCGAAGTCGCCGGTGGTCTGGGACAGCACGAGGTAGCTGCCGGGGGCGAGCCGGCTCACGAGCCGGTTCACCAGTTCGTAGGCGCCGTCCTCGTCGTCCACGAAGTGCAGCAGGGCGAGCAGCGACAGGGCGATGGGGCGGTCGAAGTCGAGGACCTTGCCGGCCGCCTCCAGGATGGCCTCCGGCCGGCGGGCGTCGGCCTGGATGTACTCGGTCGCGCCTTCGGGGGTGCTGCGCAGCAGTGCCTCGGCGTGGGCGAGGACGATCGGGTCGTTGTCGCA
The genomic region above belongs to Streptomyces marianii and contains:
- a CDS encoding NIPSNAP family protein, with protein sequence MQGPRCPVVELRQYTLHPGRRDELIDLFDREFVESQEAVGATVLGQFRDLDDPDRFVWLRGFEDMPRRAEALESFYGGPVWQAHRDEANATMTDSDDVLLLRPASARGGFPAPVGARPAPGEPAPSPPSLVLATIWYGHSPFDTAFVEFFQQSVRPVLTETGGEPLAYLRSEHAANTFPALPVRRNEEVFVWFARFPDEGHIDRHLSRLRHSEHWCEEVLPTLSERWARPPQRLRLAPTERSTLR
- a CDS encoding alpha-mannosidase, with the protein product MHDERHRIEQRVARVLEQRIRPLIHADSVPLTVAAWQVPDEPVPFEEAREAPYEPFAMGTAWGPPWGTTWFRVAGDVPAEWAGRRVEAWFDLGFTGGWPGNQAEALVHLPDGTPVKAVNPQNQYVPVASPAAGGERVALLVEAASNPDILKDRFRFPTPMGDKRTAGSAPLYTFTRADLTVLDEEVWHLSLDMQVLQELMLELGEHEPRRHEIMYTLDRALDVLDLDDVPGTSAGARGVLAEALARPAHASAHTLSAVGHAHIDTAWLWPVRETRRKAARTFSNVTSLAKEYPELVFACSQAQQYAWVRDDHPQVWAGIKEAVANGQWAPVGGMWVEADGNLPGGEALARQLVHGKRFFLDELGVETHGVWLPDSFGYTAAYPQLAKLAGMSWFLTQKLSWNQTNKLPHHTFWWEGIDGSRIFTHFPPVDTYNAVFSGREMAHAVRNYRDKGLGTRSLAPFGHGDGGGGPNREMLERARRLADLEGSAKVVVEHPDVFFEAARAEYAGHADAPVWSGELYLELHRATYTSQARTKQGNRRSEHALREAELWATAAALHVPGYAYPHAALDRLWKTVLLHQFHDILPGSSIAWVHREAEAEYARVARELEALTAQALEAVSGAGRVEPWAYNAGPRDRAEVVRVPSVLADVLDPGLPRLSDGSAPVAVEIPASGSARIVPRATAQPPVKVTNRALDNGLVRVELADDGTFTSVRDLVAGREVLPPGGKGNLLRLHGDLPNHWDAWDIDRHYLARYTDLLEGATIRIADDSPLLGALRVERTFGRGSRIVQTITLRAGSRRVDIDTEIDWYEAEKILKAAFPVDVHAERSTAEIQFGHVHRPTHTNTSWEAARFEVYGHRWVHIGENGYGVAVLNDSTYGHDVTRTTREEDGGTTTTVRLSLVRAPRIPDPEADQGPHRFTYALLPGATVEEAIAEGYALNLPLRIGPGGAAVPPVVTTDGPAVVVEAVKLADDGSGDVVVRLYESLGGRAATVLRTGFPATGAVLTDLLERPLEGPPLAVGDDGVALGLRPFQIVTVRLRREGG
- a CDS encoding mycothiol transferase — protein: MNSAELLEDAFGRIRETVHDAVGGCAPDLLHARVAPGANTLAWLVWHLTRVQDDHVADAAGREQVWLSQGWKGRFGLPFAPDATGYGHTPAQVAKVRVESPDLLLGYHDAVHDETVAFVRGLTNAALGRIVDASWSPPVTLGVRLVSVISDDLQHAGQAAFVRGVLERG
- a CDS encoding Rrf2 family transcriptional regulator; its protein translation is MAANSRLTIATHALAWLALAQRRGREVLTSEQVAASVNTNPVIIRRSLGDLRRAGLVEVRHGAGAGWSLAREPEAITLLEVYDAVDAHPPFGLHRAEPNPECPVGRGIRPALSGVYGRVERVMRRELADTSIADVLRETLAD
- a CDS encoding MFS transporter: MDRAASSGDSDGVGLRGERDGLVGKVPDLMPPGPEEPDGRAGPLDAPRDIGLLWSSNAADALGTQMSGVAFPLLLLGLGHPPTTVGLLAGAGMLVTLVCGPVVAVAADRGLRKPVMAGSAAVAAAAMGAVALSVAAGRPPFALLLGALLVERTATACFEAAARGTVALVAAPHEVPRVVAGLEAGDRAALVAGPLLGGVLYQLSRPLPFAADALSYVVTALCVRSMRSDLRAGPTAPASAADDARAAAPVPARAREATPAPDAPRPPGAPAAAADGCAPAPDARSAGTPTPLRALRSYAHETVAGLTLLRAAPRLRLVLVWTTTVNAALAALYFSALFALQDDGGPVAMGLVLAVSGGAGLVGALAAPAVVRRLGGARTLVAVTWLTVLPAAGLAVAGSPWSLGLCFGAFCLLLAPATVVVQSAAIAETPHHLQARTGALLATAVVGAGAGSPVVAGALATHSGPAAAPALCALALALLALFTGLRAGRLRPGGRP